The nucleotide window CGAGAAATAATGACCTTTGGAGTAATAAAAGCAATATATCGTGGAGCCAAACGAACACCAATGAATACAAAAAGaggacataattattataaaggcATGGCactaatatcaaatattatttattcatatatgtatatacatattattattatatttacaagaaattttacgaaaaaaCTCGGACTTAAACAGGTACTGGCTCTGGTTCTATGGGATGGCATACGAAAAGAGGTATTTAGGCataatatcaattaatatttttatttttaaattgattcaattattaattaacattcTTTCATTAGGTGGATATAAAATTGACCCCAAAAAAGTTCGTACGTACGTTGTACCAAATTTAACCGATTGTCCggtaagaaataattttatttagttgcatttttttatttccatttaCGTCTTTATTTAAtgactttatttaattaatatctaTATTCTTTAAAGTATCTGCCTTACGTCGAGCCCAAAGCTAAGAGGGGAATTAAATATACCATTGACACAGATAAATATTTGGAGTTGGCTAATAaatacgtaaaaaaaataagtgaaaataaattaatgattgcAAATGaagcaaaaaattaatgtCTCGAAAAACTGtttctgaaattaataaaaaaatttttgttaataaacaCGTGAGTTACATTTTGTTAGTGTGATTATTCCCTATCAAACAGCATTTAACCTTATTTATGAATGTTTTGTTCTTGTGATCATGCTTacaagtttaaattataaagacTTAAAAGGTAAGGCTCAAATTTTGTGCAATGATTTTCTTAAATCACACTAATTTGTAATGATTTCCTGTGATTCCCGCTCAGACCAttttaatttgcttttttatttattatagcaaAATTTCGTTATAAATAGTTTCGTAATCACTAAACTATGAAACACATTTAATGATCGTCAAAACATTGAATGAGTATGACAAGAATAAATTATCGCGGGGTTGCTAAGCTATATGATTTCCTAAGGATCTTACATGCATGATGACATCATATCTGTAACTTAATATTATTGTGAggaaatcattaatttttttttttagacttgaagaaaataaaatgtcaacGGCACCTTGGAAACCCATTTTAAAATCGATTATTGCagaacattttaaattttccgATACAATGCAGCCAATGCAGGTATAAAATCAATCT belongs to Rhizophagus irregularis chromosome 13, complete sequence and includes:
- a CDS encoding mitochondrial 54S ribosomal protein mL41; this encodes MTFGVIKAIYRGAKRTPMNTKRGHNYYKGTGSGSMGWHTKRGGYKIDPKKVRTYVVPNLTDCPYLPYVEPKAKRGIKYTIDTDKYLELANKYVKKISENKLMIANEAKN